One Chloroflexota bacterium DNA window includes the following coding sequences:
- a CDS encoding maleylpyruvate isomerase N-terminal domain-containing protein — protein MADAPERNQALADDLVNARQEFLDAVADIDPALLTSPGLVGVWSARELVAHMGYWAGHAAEAVHHAEQGRLDEFEVDAPSVDERNAVVARVAGETEMATVRSREELAFDAFRKRVLSADPEWLSERDADGDTLEEIILYDGADHYREHTHDIRAWFAGGAGAKAEAEAEAEAEAEAEAEAEPLDD, from the coding sequence ATGGCTGATGCCCCCGAGCGGAACCAGGCGCTGGCGGACGACCTGGTCAACGCCCGCCAGGAGTTCCTGGACGCCGTGGCCGACATCGATCCTGCTCTGCTGACCAGTCCGGGCCTGGTCGGGGTGTGGTCGGCCCGCGAGCTGGTGGCGCACATGGGCTACTGGGCGGGTCACGCGGCGGAGGCGGTGCACCATGCGGAGCAGGGCCGGCTGGACGAGTTCGAGGTCGATGCCCCCAGCGTGGACGAGCGCAACGCCGTCGTGGCCCGGGTGGCGGGCGAGACGGAGATGGCGACCGTGCGCTCGCGGGAGGAGCTTGCCTTCGACGCGTTCCGGAAGCGGGTGCTGAGCGCCGACCCTGAATGGCTCTCCGAGCGGGACGCGGACGGCGACACGCTGGAGGAGATCATCCTGTACGACGGGGCGGACCACTACCGCGAGCACACCCACGACATTCGGGCCTGGTTTGCCGGCGGAGCCGGAGCCAAAGCCGAAGCCGAAGCGGAAGCCGAAGCCGAAGCGGAAGCGGAAGCCGAAGCCGAACCGCTGGATGACTGA
- the ligA gene encoding NAD-dependent DNA ligase LigA → MTDPAGRPAKAAVKRAAKAAAKRGARAAVKRAAALRAAIEDANYRYYVLDAPMIEDAEYDRLLRELEELENAHPELRTPDSPTQRVGSAPAAGFAEVRHGVPMLSLGNAFGADELREFDKRVRRGLGLTDTDPPVGYVCELKIDGLAVSLRYEGRSFVRGATRGDGYTGEDVTPNLRTIRAIPLNLRGDPPGTELEVRGEVFMPRTAFEALNQQLEAEGKPRYANARNTAAGSVRQKDPAVTAGRRLSVWSYSLVGVPGLASQTASLALLRELGFPVNPHVRSAAGVDEVLAFVAEWEHKRHELEYETDGVVVKVDAVAEQERLGFVSRSPRWAVAYKFPAEQVTTRLEAIEVYVGRHGAMTPVAHVTPVSVGGTTVRNATLHNIDEIRRKDLRVGDLVVLQRAGDVIPEVVRPVVEARTGSETEWSMPLTCPVCGTEAVRDEGEVIARCPNPFCAAQRIGGLEHFAGRGGMDIEGAGYKVIVQLADRGLVSEPADLYRLSVEGIEGLDRFARKSAENLFVAIQRSRRRPLYRILNGLGIRHVGEQTAIDLARWLAQDVPPAEGESDADWTRRVVERLASASAEELTEVYGVGAVVAESIARFFRDEHTADVLRHLVEAGVVAEAPEPSAVAAVTKGPLAGKTLVVTGTLPGFTREDAEAAIRAAGGHAASSVSAKTDYLVAGEKAGSKLLRAEALGVPVLDEDGFRRLLETGSA, encoded by the coding sequence ATGACTGACCCGGCCGGGCGGCCCGCCAAGGCAGCCGTCAAGCGCGCGGCCAAGGCAGCCGCCAAGCGCGGGGCCAGGGCAGCCGTCAAGCGCGCGGCCGCGTTGCGCGCCGCCATCGAGGACGCCAACTACCGCTACTACGTCCTCGACGCGCCGATGATCGAGGACGCCGAATACGACCGCCTGCTGCGCGAGCTGGAGGAGCTCGAGAACGCACACCCGGAGCTCCGGACCCCGGACTCGCCCACGCAGCGGGTGGGCTCCGCTCCGGCGGCCGGATTTGCCGAGGTGCGCCACGGCGTGCCCATGCTGTCGCTGGGCAACGCATTCGGAGCCGATGAGCTGCGCGAGTTCGACAAGCGGGTGCGCCGGGGCCTGGGACTGACCGACACGGACCCACCGGTCGGCTACGTCTGCGAGCTGAAGATCGACGGCCTGGCGGTGAGCCTGCGCTACGAGGGCCGCTCGTTCGTGCGGGGCGCGACTCGCGGCGACGGCTACACCGGGGAGGACGTCACCCCCAACCTGCGGACCATCCGGGCCATCCCGCTGAACCTGCGCGGCGACCCACCCGGGACCGAGCTGGAGGTGCGAGGCGAGGTGTTCATGCCGCGCACCGCGTTCGAGGCGCTCAATCAGCAGCTCGAGGCGGAGGGCAAGCCGCGCTACGCAAACGCCCGGAACACCGCCGCCGGATCGGTGCGCCAGAAGGATCCCGCGGTCACGGCCGGCCGAAGGCTATCGGTATGGTCCTATTCGCTGGTCGGCGTGCCGGGGCTGGCCAGCCAAACCGCCTCGCTCGCGCTCCTGCGCGAGCTCGGCTTCCCCGTCAACCCGCACGTCCGGAGCGCCGCCGGGGTGGACGAGGTGCTGGCGTTCGTGGCCGAGTGGGAGCACAAGCGGCACGAGCTCGAGTACGAGACCGATGGCGTGGTGGTCAAGGTGGATGCCGTGGCCGAGCAGGAGCGGCTGGGCTTCGTCTCGCGCTCCCCACGCTGGGCGGTGGCGTACAAGTTCCCGGCCGAGCAGGTGACCACGCGGTTGGAGGCGATCGAGGTCTACGTCGGGCGCCACGGGGCGATGACGCCGGTCGCCCACGTCACGCCCGTGTCGGTGGGCGGGACCACCGTCCGCAACGCGACGCTCCACAACATCGACGAGATCCGGCGCAAGGACCTGCGGGTGGGGGACCTGGTCGTGCTCCAGCGGGCCGGCGACGTCATCCCCGAGGTCGTCCGCCCGGTGGTGGAGGCTCGCACGGGTTCCGAGACCGAGTGGTCCATGCCACTGACCTGCCCGGTGTGTGGGACCGAGGCGGTCCGCGACGAAGGCGAGGTGATTGCCCGCTGCCCGAACCCGTTCTGTGCCGCGCAACGGATCGGCGGCCTGGAGCACTTCGCCGGGCGGGGCGGGATGGACATCGAAGGGGCCGGCTACAAAGTGATCGTCCAGCTGGCCGACCGCGGGCTGGTCAGCGAGCCGGCGGACCTGTATCGGCTCAGCGTGGAGGGGATCGAGGGCCTGGACCGATTCGCCCGCAAGAGTGCCGAGAACCTGTTCGTGGCCATCCAGCGGTCCCGACGACGCCCGCTGTACCGCATCCTGAACGGGCTCGGCATCCGACACGTCGGGGAGCAGACCGCGATCGACCTGGCTCGGTGGCTGGCCCAGGACGTGCCGCCGGCCGAGGGTGAGTCGGATGCCGACTGGACGCGGCGGGTCGTGGAACGGCTTGCTTCAGCGTCGGCCGAGGAGCTGACCGAGGTGTACGGAGTGGGGGCCGTGGTGGCGGAGAGCATCGCCCGCTTCTTCCGCGACGAGCACACCGCGGACGTGCTGCGCCACCTGGTCGAGGCCGGGGTGGTCGCGGAGGCACCCGAGCCGAGCGCGGTGGCCGCGGTCACCAAAGGTCCCCTGGCCGGCAAGACGCTGGTCGTGACCGGGACGCTGCCCGGCTTCACACGCGAGGATGCGGAGGCCGCAATTCGGGCCGCCGGGGGCCATGCCGCCAGCTCGGTGAGCGCCAAGACGGACTACCTGGTGGCCGGGGAGAAGGCCGGATCCAAGCTGCTTCGCGCCGAGGCGCTGGGCGTGCCAGTCCTCGACGAGGACGGGTTCAGGCGCCTGCTCGAGACCGGGTCGGCCTAA
- a CDS encoding methyltransferase domain-containing protein, producing the protein MSEPCACPPERSPTEVERIAQHFDERMRDWQPVCPASTDLLFGWLQQEGLAGSSVMDVGCGTGELIVRALDAGATRATGADLSSEAIAQASAQMREAGLEDRVDLWVGDAAVEPLEPHDVVVLDKVICCYPDADALIASSTAAAGRLYAIAVPESRGFWGLIARARWFVFDLFARLQGEDHPRFIHERTDVEAKVIAAGFRPLHTGRQFVWFVGVYARR; encoded by the coding sequence ATGTCTGAGCCGTGCGCCTGTCCGCCCGAACGATCACCCACCGAGGTCGAGCGCATCGCGCAACACTTCGACGAGCGGATGCGCGACTGGCAGCCGGTGTGCCCCGCGTCCACCGACCTGCTCTTCGGGTGGCTCCAGCAGGAGGGCCTGGCGGGATCGAGCGTCATGGACGTGGGGTGTGGGACCGGTGAGCTCATCGTTCGGGCGCTGGACGCGGGCGCGACGCGCGCCACCGGCGCGGACCTGTCGTCCGAGGCCATCGCCCAGGCCTCCGCCCAGATGCGCGAGGCGGGGCTCGAGGATCGCGTGGACCTGTGGGTGGGCGACGCGGCGGTCGAGCCGCTTGAGCCGCACGACGTGGTCGTCCTGGACAAGGTCATCTGCTGCTATCCGGATGCGGACGCTTTGATCGCCAGCTCCACCGCGGCGGCGGGGAGGCTGTACGCCATCGCCGTGCCCGAATCGCGCGGCTTTTGGGGCCTGATCGCCCGCGCCCGGTGGTTCGTCTTCGACCTTTTCGCGCGGCTGCAGGGCGAGGACCACCCGCGCTTCATCCACGAGCGGACCGATGTCGAAGCCAAGGTCATCGCCGCCGGCTTTCGTCCGCTCCACACCGGGCGCCAGTTCGTGTGGTTCGTGGGGGTCTACGCCCGCCGTTAG
- a CDS encoding MFS transporter — MAAPPPTGLWTRPFLLLLLASFVYFTADGMTFAVLSRYVDGPLGGNEVGAGLAFGAFSLTALVLRPFAGRLADRRGRRALMVGGAALFAVAALGHLAATTLPILIGLRLTMGVAEAFFFVAAFAAVADLAPEGRQGEAITYDSLTLYLGIAIGPVLAEIALGEDRYWAVWIAAASVAALATLICLLLPETRPAPTGDPGSGRLLHRAGVLPGVVLLAGVWGMAGYFTLAPLFAVRDLGLTGASPYLLAFGGVVILARLIGAKLPDRVGARRLSGTAMIITAGGLLIMGLWADPIGLMVGTVVLALGVAFTTPALALLAISGVPAAQRGAALGTFSAFIDLAFGLGPVTLGAIAAASTIPLAFASSAGVALLGTFMLWLGTRARKPKAVPAPQD; from the coding sequence ATGGCTGCGCCACCGCCGACCGGATTATGGACGCGGCCCTTCCTCCTGCTCCTGCTCGCCTCGTTCGTCTACTTCACGGCCGACGGCATGACCTTCGCCGTCCTGTCCCGGTATGTCGACGGCCCGCTCGGTGGCAACGAGGTAGGAGCAGGGCTCGCGTTCGGCGCATTCAGCCTGACGGCGCTCGTCCTGCGCCCGTTCGCCGGTCGCCTCGCCGACCGCCGGGGCCGTCGCGCGCTGATGGTCGGCGGAGCGGCCCTGTTCGCGGTTGCGGCCCTCGGTCACCTGGCGGCGACCACGCTGCCCATCCTGATCGGCCTGCGGCTGACCATGGGCGTGGCGGAGGCATTCTTCTTCGTCGCCGCCTTCGCGGCCGTAGCCGACCTCGCTCCAGAGGGGCGTCAGGGAGAAGCCATCACGTATGACAGCCTCACTCTGTACCTCGGCATCGCCATCGGCCCGGTGTTGGCGGAGATCGCCCTCGGCGAGGATCGCTACTGGGCCGTGTGGATTGCCGCGGCATCGGTGGCGGCGCTGGCTACCCTGATCTGCCTGCTGCTCCCCGAAACCCGGCCGGCGCCCACGGGGGACCCCGGTAGCGGGCGGCTGCTCCACCGCGCGGGGGTGCTGCCAGGCGTCGTCCTGCTGGCCGGTGTCTGGGGCATGGCCGGCTACTTCACGCTTGCCCCGCTGTTCGCGGTCCGTGACCTGGGCCTGACCGGGGCATCGCCGTACCTGTTGGCGTTCGGGGGCGTTGTGATTCTCGCTCGCCTCATCGGAGCCAAGCTCCCCGATCGGGTGGGCGCGCGACGGCTGTCCGGCACCGCCATGATCATCACCGCCGGCGGGCTTCTCATCATGGGCCTGTGGGCCGATCCGATCGGCCTCATGGTTGGGACGGTGGTGCTCGCCCTCGGCGTCGCCTTCACGACCCCGGCCCTGGCGCTCCTGGCCATCTCTGGCGTCCCGGCCGCCCAGCGCGGCGCTGCGCTCGGAACGTTCAGTGCGTTCATCGACCTTGCTTTCGGGCTCGGTCCGGTGACGCTGGGCGCCATCGCGGCCGCGTCAACCATTCCGCTGGCGTTTGCGTCTTCCGCGGGGGTGGCGCTGCTGGGGACTTTCATGCTCTGGCTCGGCACGCGGGCACGGAAACCCAAGGCCGTGCCGGCGCCTCAGGACTGA
- a CDS encoding alpha/beta hydrolase translates to MKKAPRVEVLPLPGGRIERLRIPGGHGAPLVVVGGVETGLRLMAGTEQLLMRRWEDRARARPVTVVGRPIPDDRADAAALLHPRVSAMGVAIVLEGLAGPFAVEAESGGGRISMWLSVDRPELVRRLVLAASSSETPPDSPMAARMAEWIDLAERGAWGELFARQGAQLKPGGPESDSPPAAAFAAVARLQPRPSTPERFIGELRGTLDPTSFVTQRLPEIHVPTLVLAGGGDQVVPLTASQLVADRIPGARLKVDPDSGHTVRVSFRGYDALVEAFLAEDDRQS, encoded by the coding sequence ATGAAGAAGGCGCCACGGGTCGAGGTCCTGCCGCTGCCCGGCGGTCGGATCGAACGCCTGCGAATCCCCGGCGGTCACGGAGCCCCGCTGGTCGTCGTGGGCGGGGTCGAGACCGGGCTGCGGCTGATGGCCGGCACCGAGCAGCTCCTGATGCGCCGATGGGAGGACCGGGCGCGGGCGCGTCCGGTAACGGTGGTCGGCAGGCCGATCCCGGATGACCGGGCCGATGCGGCAGCCCTGCTCCATCCCCGGGTGTCGGCGATGGGGGTGGCGATCGTCCTGGAGGGTCTGGCCGGTCCCTTCGCGGTTGAAGCGGAGTCGGGCGGTGGCCGGATTTCGATGTGGCTGAGCGTGGATCGACCGGAGCTCGTCCGCCGGCTGGTCCTGGCCGCCTCGTCATCGGAGACGCCACCCGACTCGCCCATGGCCGCCCGGATGGCCGAGTGGATCGACCTCGCCGAGCGGGGCGCGTGGGGGGAGCTGTTCGCGCGCCAGGGGGCGCAGCTCAAGCCCGGCGGTCCGGAGAGCGACTCACCGCCGGCGGCCGCGTTCGCGGCAGTGGCCCGCCTCCAGCCGCGTCCGTCCACCCCGGAGCGGTTCATCGGCGAGCTGAGGGGCACGCTGGACCCGACCTCGTTCGTGACCCAGCGGCTGCCCGAGATCCACGTTCCCACCCTCGTCCTGGCCGGAGGTGGGGACCAGGTGGTGCCGCTGACCGCCTCGCAGCTGGTGGCGGACCGGATTCCAGGGGCCCGGCTGAAGGTCGACCCCGACTCCGGGCACACGGTCCGGGTGTCGTTCCGTGGGTACGACGCGCTGGTCGAGGCGTTCCTGGCCGAGGACGACCGTCAGTCCTGA
- the gatC gene encoding Asp-tRNA(Asn)/Glu-tRNA(Gln) amidotransferase subunit GatC, protein MISRADVEHVAELARLHLTDEELDRMQDQLSRILEAIAVLRDVDTSQVGPTATVLALENVMRDDDPRDGISREAALANAPLREGDHLRVPLILKEGR, encoded by the coding sequence ATGATCAGCCGAGCCGACGTGGAGCACGTCGCCGAGCTGGCCCGCCTGCATCTGACCGATGAGGAGCTGGACCGCATGCAGGACCAGCTGTCGCGGATCCTGGAGGCGATCGCCGTGCTCCGCGACGTTGACACCAGCCAGGTGGGACCCACCGCGACTGTCCTGGCCCTCGAGAACGTCATGCGCGACGACGATCCCCGCGACGGGATCTCCCGGGAGGCGGCGCTGGCCAACGCGCCGCTGCGCGAAGGAGACCACCTCCGTGTCCCGCTGATCCTCAAGGAAGGGCGCTAG
- the gatA gene encoding Asp-tRNA(Asn)/Glu-tRNA(Gln) amidotransferase subunit GatA, producing the protein MTELPLADRTISEVVPLLDAGELSSRDLVEACLGRIGRDGARLNTFLALSAEAALAAADAADAARRAGDGRPLLGIPYALKDIFVTRALDDEGQPNGGLPTTAGSRILAGYLSPYASDAEERLTAAGAVLLGKTNCDEFAMGSSNENSAYGPVRNPWDETLVPGGSSGGSSVAVAAGQAFFATGTDTGGSIRQPAALSGVVGMKPTYGRVSRYGMVAFASSLDQCGPFGRSVRDVAVVLGALAGHDPRDATSVEEPVPDYAAALDGEVRGLRLGVPREFFVPGMEPGVERAVRDAVDVLASAGADIVEVSLPSTDKGLATYYIITPAEASANLARYDGIRYGHTAGVDDLLENYRLTRGQGFGPEVKRRIILGTYALSAGYYDAYYLKAQQVRTLIKAEFDEVLSTVDALLAPTSPSVAFKIGAKTEDPLLMYLNDACTLPVNIAGLPGISLPCGLSDGLPVGFQVIGRAFDEATVLRVADAYERRAGFAQLRPPTARD; encoded by the coding sequence ATGACCGAGCTCCCGCTCGCTGATCGCACCATCAGTGAGGTCGTCCCCCTGCTGGACGCCGGGGAGCTGTCCAGCCGGGACTTGGTCGAGGCCTGTCTGGGGCGGATCGGGCGCGATGGAGCCCGGCTGAACACCTTCCTGGCGCTGAGCGCGGAGGCTGCCCTGGCCGCCGCCGATGCGGCTGACGCGGCCCGTCGGGCCGGGGACGGTCGGCCGCTGCTCGGGATCCCGTATGCCCTGAAGGACATCTTCGTGACCCGGGCGCTGGACGACGAGGGGCAGCCCAACGGGGGACTGCCCACGACCGCCGGCTCGCGGATCCTGGCCGGATACCTGTCGCCGTATGCGAGCGACGCCGAGGAGCGCCTGACCGCGGCAGGTGCGGTCCTGCTGGGCAAGACGAATTGCGACGAGTTCGCCATGGGCAGCTCCAACGAGAACAGCGCCTACGGGCCGGTGCGCAACCCGTGGGACGAGACGCTCGTCCCGGGCGGGTCGAGCGGCGGGTCGAGCGTGGCCGTAGCGGCGGGCCAGGCGTTCTTCGCCACCGGCACCGACACCGGCGGGAGCATCCGCCAGCCCGCCGCGCTGAGCGGGGTGGTGGGCATGAAGCCGACCTACGGCCGCGTCAGCCGCTACGGGATGGTGGCCTTCGCCTCGTCGCTCGACCAGTGCGGCCCGTTCGGGCGGTCGGTGCGGGACGTGGCGGTGGTGCTGGGCGCGCTGGCCGGACACGACCCTCGCGACGCCACCAGCGTCGAGGAGCCGGTGCCGGACTACGCGGCCGCTCTCGATGGGGAGGTGCGCGGCCTGCGCCTGGGGGTGCCGCGCGAGTTCTTCGTCCCGGGCATGGAGCCCGGCGTGGAGCGGGCGGTCCGTGACGCTGTTGATGTGCTCGCCTCAGCCGGCGCGGACATCGTCGAGGTCTCGCTGCCGTCCACGGACAAGGGCCTGGCGACCTACTACATCATCACCCCGGCCGAGGCGAGCGCCAACCTGGCTCGCTATGACGGGATCCGCTACGGCCACACGGCCGGAGTAGACGACCTGCTCGAGAACTACCGCCTCACCCGGGGCCAGGGGTTCGGGCCGGAGGTCAAGCGCCGGATCATCCTGGGCACGTACGCCCTGTCCGCCGGCTACTACGACGCTTACTACCTCAAGGCGCAGCAGGTCCGGACCCTGATCAAGGCTGAGTTCGACGAGGTGCTGAGCACGGTCGACGCCCTGCTCGCCCCGACCTCACCGTCGGTCGCGTTCAAGATCGGGGCCAAGACCGAGGACCCGTTGCTTATGTACCTCAACGATGCCTGCACCCTGCCGGTCAACATCGCCGGACTGCCCGGGATTTCGCTGCCCTGCGGCCTGAGCGACGGGTTGCCGGTGGGGTTCCAGGTCATCGGCCGGGCCTTTGACGAGGCCACCGTGCTCCGCGTCGCCGATGCCTACGAGCGCCGGGCCGGATTCGCGCAACTGCGACCCCCAACTGCCCGGGACTAG
- a CDS encoding GNAT family N-acetyltransferase translates to MSDAFTVVPANEASCEDLQAILGTRGYAANCQCQRFKTRGRAWDSGSVPVEERARRLRQQTGCGQPEAGTTSGLVAYLDAEPVGWCAVEPRTAYVRLGRTPWAGRAEDKTDDGVWAVTCFITRAGFRRRGVTYELARAAVNFARERGARSLEGYPMITEPGEEVTWGELHIGSRNVFAVAGFTEVSHPTLRRVVMRIDFQI, encoded by the coding sequence ATGAGCGACGCTTTCACCGTCGTCCCTGCGAACGAAGCGTCCTGCGAGGATCTGCAGGCCATTCTCGGCACGCGGGGCTATGCGGCTAATTGCCAGTGCCAGCGCTTCAAGACCCGGGGCAGGGCGTGGGACTCGGGCTCGGTTCCCGTTGAGGAACGCGCCCGCCGGCTGCGCCAGCAGACCGGCTGCGGTCAGCCCGAGGCAGGCACGACGAGCGGCCTCGTCGCCTACCTCGACGCCGAGCCAGTCGGCTGGTGCGCGGTCGAGCCGCGCACCGCCTACGTGCGCCTCGGTCGCACCCCCTGGGCGGGCCGAGCGGAAGACAAGACCGACGACGGCGTCTGGGCGGTGACCTGCTTCATTACCCGCGCCGGCTTCCGGCGTCGGGGCGTCACGTACGAGTTGGCGCGCGCTGCGGTCAACTTCGCCCGCGAGCGCGGCGCTCGTTCCCTCGAGGGCTACCCGATGATCACCGAACCGGGAGAGGAGGTCACCTGGGGAGAGCTCCACATTGGCAGCCGCAACGTCTTCGCCGTCGCAGGGTTCACCGAGGTGAGCCACCCCACGCTCAGGCGCGTCGTGATGCGCATCGACTTCCAGATCTAG
- a CDS encoding alpha/beta hydrolase: MTTAPIILVPGFWLGAWAWDEVAAALRADGHDVTALTLPGLESADTDRSGITFSDHVDAICDAARAADAPVVLAVHSASGFSGYAASDRVPELIAAMVYVDTAPGLAPLDPDFKGVEKPMVWKEIEEEENLDGLSEEQKETFRQRAVPVPGGVVRESYELTNDARRDIPSTLICTGFSAAQYQAYAKEHPDWAFLAGIPELRNATWVDLPTSHWPMWSRPQELAQIIGDVAKAGVG, translated from the coding sequence ATGACTACCGCGCCGATCATCCTGGTTCCCGGGTTCTGGCTCGGCGCGTGGGCGTGGGACGAGGTCGCCGCCGCGTTGCGGGCTGACGGCCATGACGTCACCGCGTTGACGCTCCCCGGACTCGAATCGGCCGATACGGACCGATCTGGAATCACCTTCTCGGATCACGTCGACGCCATCTGCGACGCGGCACGGGCGGCGGACGCCCCCGTCGTGCTCGCCGTCCACAGCGCGTCGGGGTTTTCCGGCTACGCCGCGAGCGACCGGGTCCCCGAGCTGATCGCGGCGATGGTGTACGTCGACACGGCACCGGGACTCGCACCGCTGGACCCGGACTTCAAGGGTGTCGAGAAGCCGATGGTCTGGAAGGAGATCGAGGAGGAAGAGAACCTCGACGGGCTCAGCGAGGAGCAGAAGGAGACGTTCCGCCAGCGGGCAGTTCCGGTCCCCGGCGGCGTCGTGCGGGAGAGCTACGAGCTGACCAACGACGCGCGGCGCGACATCCCGAGCACTCTGATCTGCACGGGGTTCAGCGCCGCGCAATACCAGGCCTACGCCAAGGAGCATCCCGACTGGGCATTTCTCGCCGGCATCCCCGAGCTCCGCAACGCGACCTGGGTCGACCTGCCGACCAGCCATTGGCCGATGTGGTCCCGCCCGCAGGAGCTGGCGCAGATCATCGGCGACGTCGCGAAGGCAGGCGTCGGTTAA
- a CDS encoding alpha/beta fold hydrolase yields the protein MSESGFIPVSGGRLYYEESGEGPPLVLLHAGVANLRQWDPHVPAFAERYRVIRYDTRGYGRSESEHVEFSNHGDLGQVLDYLGVQETHLLGTSRSGSIALNFTVTHPERVTSLIVVASGAGEPDLPAEALAPGEALDKATEEALEAKDWTRLADLETAFWGDGPDQPDGRLNASARASMHDWILTTYAAEKEEGIPQRLDPPADERLDQLTMPVLVVIGALDEAYTNASGRILADAVPGSRFEIFEGAAHMLNLEQPERFTRLVLDFLRDVGARP from the coding sequence ATGAGCGAGAGCGGCTTCATCCCCGTCAGCGGCGGTCGGCTGTACTACGAGGAGTCCGGCGAGGGCCCGCCGCTGGTCCTGCTTCATGCGGGAGTGGCGAACCTGCGGCAGTGGGACCCTCATGTCCCCGCGTTCGCGGAGCGGTACCGGGTCATCCGGTACGACACGCGTGGATATGGCCGCAGCGAGAGCGAGCACGTCGAGTTCTCGAACCACGGCGATCTGGGGCAGGTGCTCGACTACCTTGGCGTGCAGGAGACCCATCTCCTCGGCACCTCGCGCTCGGGGTCGATCGCCCTGAACTTCACCGTGACGCACCCGGAGCGCGTAACCAGCCTGATCGTGGTCGCCAGCGGGGCCGGCGAGCCGGATCTGCCGGCAGAGGCTCTCGCACCGGGCGAGGCCTTGGACAAGGCGACCGAAGAGGCGCTGGAGGCTAAGGACTGGACGCGTCTGGCGGACCTCGAGACTGCGTTCTGGGGCGACGGCCCGGATCAGCCCGACGGTCGGCTGAATGCGTCGGCTCGGGCGTCGATGCACGACTGGATCCTCACCACCTATGCCGCCGAAAAGGAGGAGGGAATTCCCCAGCGCCTTGACCCACCGGCCGACGAGCGCCTGGATCAGCTGACCATGCCGGTGCTGGTCGTCATCGGTGCGCTGGACGAGGCCTATACCAATGCCTCCGGCCGCATCCTGGCCGATGCGGTGCCGGGCTCCCGGTTCGAGATCTTCGAGGGCGCCGCCCACATGCTGAACCTCGAGCAGCCCGAGCGGTTCACCCGGCTGGTGCTGGACTTCCTGCGCGATGTCGGTGCCCGCCCGTAG